A genomic window from Solanum stenotomum isolate F172 chromosome 10, ASM1918654v1, whole genome shotgun sequence includes:
- the LOC125841658 gene encoding uncharacterized protein LOC125841658, whose protein sequence is MASSCSCTCSYYRPIISAKKSDVVNRFLSQLMIYGDRRVKKIPRICVVRASAVDSSSHFVERIEKAWLISKQPRPIICSTCDSNGLVDCNWCGGTGFFILGDNMLCQVPSRNTSCVICTGKGSVCCTDCKGTGHRAKWLGEPPIPKPPVTEE, encoded by the exons atggcTAGTAGCTGTAGTTGTACATGTTCTTATTATAGACCTATAATTTCTGCAAAAAAATCAGATGTTGTTAATCGTTTTTTATCACAATTGATGATCTATGGAGATCGTAGAGTAAAGAAAATACCCAGAATTTGTGTTGTAAGAGCATCAGCAGTTGATAGTTCATCTCACTTTGTTGAACGCATCGAGAAGGCATGGTTGATTTCTAAG CAACCTAGGCCAATTATATGCTCTACTTGTGACTCAAATGGCCTTGTGGATTGCAACTGGTGTGGTGGTACTGGTTTCTTTATACTAGGCGACAATATGCTCTGTCAAGTGCCCTCTCGCAATACAAGCTGTGTCATCTGCACTGGAAAG GGTTCTGTATGCTGCACCGACTGTAAAGGAACAGGTCACCGTGCAAAGTGGTTGGGAGAGCCTCCTATTCCCAAGCCTCCTGTTACCGAAGAGTAA
- the LOC125842544 gene encoding uncharacterized protein LOC125842544, producing the protein MVLGIGVSYKDMIGRRVCSGWRPFLLCLPLFFVFVHIMSVLELRQHSAAEVPQRKQYKKFDHLVFGPAAGEGLRDRLQCKGNKALTKTHFGASSKHLKAGGNISIVTVFATYNVDQQTNGKSLDSVTVGNISYSKVERSIAILNVFVNFIQETMPQSNIIILTNPSSKLPVERDRLTILPIQGDYSREMLMLQRIRSYIVFLETRAAEHSKLKGQVNHYIFTDSDIAVVDDLGQIFNDHPDFHVALTFRNNKEQPLNSGFIAVRGTPEGILRAKFFLEEVLKAYMSKFMKASRMLGDQLALAWVVKSHSSFDVRRFSRKQAFMDQISGASVLFLPCSIYNWTPPEGAGQFHGMPLDVKVVHFKGSRKRLMLESWNFLKSTSSSDIADMLCLILRSGRTKYDF; encoded by the exons ATGGTATTAGGAATTGGTGTTTCCTACAAAGATATGATAGGAAGGAGAGTGTGCAGTGGATGGCGCCCGTTCCTTTTATGTTTACCtctgttttttgtttttgttcatATAATGTCAG TTTTAGAACTGCGGCAGCATTCTGCTGCAGAAGTTCCACAAAGGAAACAATACAAAAAGTTTGATCATCTGGTTTTTGGACCTGCTGCAGGCGAAGGGTTGCGTGATCGGCTACAGTGCAAAG GCAACAAAGCTCTCACCAAGACACATTTTGGAGCATCTTCTAAACATTTGAAGGCTGGAGGCAATATTTCCATTGTCACTGTGTTTGCCACGTATAATGTTGATCAGCAGACAAATGGCAAATCATTAGACAGTGTTACGGTTGGGAACATTTCCTACAGCAAGGTGGAAAGGTCAATTGCCATCTTGAATGTCTTCGTTAATTTCATTCAG GAAACCATGCCTCAAAGCAACATCATCATCCTTACTAATCCATCATCTAAACTTCCAGTGGAAAGAGATAGACTGACCATACTTCCCATTCAAGGTGATTATTCACGAGAAATGTTGATGCTACAAAGAATCAGGTCTTACATT GTCTTTCTAGAAACTCGGGCTGCAGAGCATTCAAAATTGAAGGGACAAGTGAATCACTACATCTTTACCGACTCAGATATAGCAGTGGTTGATGATTTGGGGCAGATATTTAATGATCACCCTGATTTTCATGTGGCTCTAACATTCCGTAACAACAAAGAGCAACCTCTGAATTCAGGATTTATAGCAGTGAGGGGCACTCCAGAGGGAATTTTAAG AGCAAAGTTTTTCTTGGAAGAAGTACTAAAAGCCTACATGTCAAAGTTCATGAAAGCTTCCAGAATGCTTGGGGATCAATTAGCTCTTGCTTGGGTTGTAAAATCTCACTCTTCCTTTGATGTCCGAAGGTTTTCTAGGAAACAAGCATTTATGGACCAAATCAGTGGTGCTTCAGTGCTATTTTTGCCGTGTTCCATTTATAACTGGACACCACCGGAGGGTGCCGGTCAATTTCATGGGATGCCCTTGGATGTTAAG GTTGTGCATTTTAAGGGATCAAGAAAGAGACTTATGCTGGAGTCTTGGAACTTCTTAAAGTCAACGTCATCTTCAGACATCGCCGACATGTTATGCTTAATCTTAAGAAGTGGCAGGACAAAGTACGATTTCTAG